From the Lolium rigidum isolate FL_2022 chromosome 2, APGP_CSIRO_Lrig_0.1, whole genome shotgun sequence genome, one window contains:
- the LOC124688791 gene encoding cinnamoyl-CoA reductase 1-like, translating to MSSYLETKAMDNNGEKKQQQLVCVTGAGGFIGSWVVKELLLHGYRVRGTARDPADSKNAHLLALEGAKEGLSLCGADLIDCDDLRAAFSGCHGVFHVASPTINDDPELMLAAVEGTRNVMNAAADMGVRRVVFTSSYGAVHMDPNRSPDTVMDETCWSDYDFCKQTGNFYCCAKMMAEKTATEEAARRGLELAVVVPSMTIGPALQQAMNMSIAHIARYMMGTKKVSPNAVAAYTDVRDVARAHLLVYERRHDAPSSRYLCIGAVLHRSRLVQLLGDLFPNYHVTAKCEDDGKPMARPYRFSNQRLRDLGLEFTPIRESLYETVMSLKQKGHLCLPVPVPKRARL from the exons ATGTCGTCCTATTTGGAGACCAAGGCCATGGACAATAATGGTGAgaagaagcagcagcagctagtTTGTGTGACTGGAGCAGGAGGCTTCATTGGGTCATGGGTGGTGAAGGAGctcctcctccatggctaccgtgtGAGGGGAACAGCCAGAGACCCCG CTGATAGCAAGAACGCCCACTTGCTTGCCCTGGAGGGAGCCAAAGAGGGGTTATCCCTGTGCGGCGCTGATCTCATCGACTGcgacgacctccgcgccgccttcAGCGGATGCCACGGCGTCTTCCATGTGGCCTCCCCAACCATCAATGACGACCCG GAGCTCATGCTGGCTGCCGTCGAGGGAACTAGGAACGTGATGAACGCTGCGGCAGACATGGGCGTGCGGCGCGTGGTGTTCACCTCATCCTACGGCGCTGTGCACATGGACCCCAACCGGAGCCCAGACACGGTGATGGACGAGACGTGTTGGAGCGACTATGACTTCTGCAAACAAACTGGG AACTTTTACTGCTGTGCGAAGATGATGGCAGAGAAGACGGCgacggaggaggcggccaggCGTGGGCTGGAGCTGGCGGTGGTGGTGCCGTCCATGACGATCGGTCCAGCGCTTCAGCAGGCAATGAACATGAGCATCGCCCACATCGCACGCTACATGATGGGCACCAAGAAGGTGAGCCCCAATGCCGTTGCCGCCTACACCGACGTCCGCGACGTCGCCCGCGCGCACCTGCTCGTCTACGAGCGTCGCCACGATGCACCGAGCAGCCGCTACCTCTGCATCGGCGCCGTGCTCCACCGTTCCCGCTTGGTGCAACTTCTCGGGGACCTCTTCCCGAACTACCACGTCACGGCCAA GTGCGAAGACGACGGCAAGCCAATGGCCAGGCCGTACAGGTTCTCCAACCAGAGGCTCAGGGACCTGGGACTGGAGTTCACTCCTATTAGGGAGAGTCTGTACGAGACGGTGATGTCCCTGAAGCAAAAGGGACACCTGTGTCTGCCTGTTCCGGTGCCAAAGCGCGCACGGCTATGA